GGAAATAATATTGACGTAGACATAGCAACAATTGGATCCCAACCCTCACAGCGAGATCACAGCAAGAAAGTAGCAGTTCCCATTCCAAAAATCCATCGCAAGACGCCAGCCCAACCAACAAAGAGAAATCAAAAATTCCCAGACTCACCACAAAGAGTCTCAAGCAAAAGAAATTACATCAGAAAGGAAATAGAGCACAACCTAAGATATATCCCGAAGCGCATCACGTAAACCCAAAGTCAAAACATCAAGAGGACGCTCAAAACAATCTCCAAAGCATGGCTATATATCTAAGCCTTCTTGGTCCTCTTGGTTACCTTTTCGGTGGGCTTTGCCGTCGTCGTGGTCTTGCGACCCGACTTGGTCACGCTGACGACCTTGGGCTTGTCAACAACAGCTGGTGCCTTGTTGGAAGTTAGTGCAATGAACACAAAAGAGTCTATCGTGGTAACGACTTACGGATGTGGTGGCCTTGCGAGGCTTTGCGGTGTTGGCCTTTGGCTTAGCGGTAGACTTCTTCACACCAGCGGTTGACTTCTTAGCCTTGGGCTTGGCCTTTTCGGCCTTCTCAGTCTTCTTAGTGGCTGTCTTCTTGGTGGCAGCAGCCTTGGTAGCAGTAGGCTTCTAAAGATGGGTCAGCAACGACCACCTTACAACTCAAAGGCGAGAACGCTTACCTTCGCAGCGGGCTTCGCAGCGGGCTTAGGGGCAGGCTTAGGGGCAGCTTCCTTCTTGGCAAGCTTTACGGGGCCGGAGGGACCTTAAGAAACGAGTTAGCATATCTACTtcaaaaagacaaaaaaaaatgtGACATATAATAAAACGACAGCATGGGTTAAAGAGGTTCCCAGCGCGAGCAGAAGTAGGGGCAGTGCAAAAGAGTGGTGGGTTGAGGTGCGCGACAGAGATAAGACTTACCCTTGGGCTGAAGGAAATCGCCCTTGTCAACACCAACCTTGATCGCCTTGTTGAACTGGCTATCAAAGGCATTTTGGGACGCAGGCGCAAGCTTGTTGTTGGCCTGGACGTATTTCTTGATCGACTGACGGCTGTTATGAAGATTCGGTGGTTAGTTTGCGACGCGACAAGGTGATGATGACAAGGGACGATGAGGTCGCGACGCCGCTGAGCAGCGGGTTGAACTGGGGCGATCAGGAGCATCAAAACAACATACCTGCTACCATTTCTCTCTTTCAGCTGAAGCGGAAGAGGTTAGCGATCGAGATTACGATgaaaaaattaagaattcgACGTGGTGTTGGGATGATCATCATGGGGAGACGTGTCACGGTCGGGGGGTTGCACCCGCCCGAGAGCGTCATCCAAGGGTAGCCCAGAAACAGCGTGATTAACTCACATTCAGGATGGCGACCTTGAtcatatctatattaaaCGAATCAGCATTCATTCGCGACTACAGCGATACTAAGTTTATCATGACGCGAAGTGGTGGTGTGGAAAGATCAGTAAAAGCATACCACGGTAGGAGGCGTGGGTTGGGCCGGCAGACGACTTCTTGGCCGCGGTGCTAGTAGCTTTCTTGGGAGGCATGGTGAAGGAGGGTTAGACGAGATGATTTAAAAaaggaagttgaaggaagatgagaagatCCTGAAGATTGAGGGATCAGCGACAGGCGACGGAAAGCGCGGGTGGAGAGAtggtggaaggagaaaaGAGTCGAGAATCGAGAGCGAAGGGGAGGGAGGCCCGCGGGGCATGCGCGCTTTATATAGGGCAGCCGGTGTTGACACAGGATCACTCGCAACCAGCAAAACACGTCAAGCCtgctcctctc
The nucleotide sequence above comes from Aspergillus puulaauensis MK2 DNA, chromosome 3, nearly complete sequence. Encoded proteins:
- a CDS encoding histone H1/H5 family protein (COG:B;~EggNog:ENOG410PRZF;~InterPro:IPR005818,IPR005819,IPR036388,IPR036390;~PFAM:PF00538;~go_component: GO:0000786 - nucleosome [Evidence IEA];~go_function: GO:0003677 - DNA binding [Evidence IEA];~go_process: GO:0006334 - nucleosome assembly [Evidence IEA]), whose protein sequence is MPPKKATSTAAKKSSAGPTHASYRDMIKVAILNLKERNGSSRQSIKKYVQANNKLAPASQNAFDSQFNKAIKVGVDKGDFLQPKGPSGPVKLAKKEAAPKPAPKPAAKPAAKKPTATKAAATKKTATKKTEKAEKAKPKAKKSTAGVKKSTAKPKANTAKPRKATTSAPAVVDKPKVVSVTKSGRKTTTTAKPTEKVTKRTKKA